TCGCGCTGGGTTGGTCGGGCGTTGCGGCATGCGCCTCGCAGCAGCCGTCGCCACCGCAGGCATCTCCTCCGAGCTCGACCCAGCCACCGACGACCACCAGCCCGACCGGTTCGCCATCCACGTCAACCAGCACGCCAGAGTGCGTTGGACTATCAATATGTGCGCCGCCGCCACCGGATGCCGAGGGGAATCCGCCGTGCTTCTACTCCGATGGCTGGCAAGCTAGGTCATCTGGCGCCGGGATTGAGGTGTGGTATTTCCATGAGCCGCAGAACCTGTCGAAAGCCGAAAAGGTTACCGCGGTGGTTCGCAAGAAGGATGGCACCAACGAGTCCCAGGACGCGAACATCGAAGCCGGCCAACAAGTGCATCGCTTCGAGTTTCCGACCATCGATAAGTCCGCTGTCTCAGCAGTATTCCTCGACACCAGCAATGGCCGCTGCTTCGTGATCGGCCCGGGCAGCTAAGAGCTATTGACGCTGGGCGCGGCGGTCGCCATGAAAGTAGGTGTAACCGCTTGTCAGCGCGCATACCAGGGCAGCGACCGCCAACATCTGGCACCCACTCACGACCAAACTGATGCACCCGCCAACAGCGGCGCCGACGCCAAAGCTGGCCCACAAGATGAAATAGCCGAGCCAGTCCGCGACCTGTCCGCCGCTGATGTGTCGTTCAACGCCTTGACCGAGTTTGACCAGCGTGCCCGTCACATAGCTCAGCGGGGTGGCTACCTCGCCGTCCTTAACGAACGATGTGTTCAATGCGCCAATTCCCAAGGCAACAAACAGGACTGGCAGGAAGGAGACTTGGCTTGTTGACCATCCATCCACGCCGATGTCGACGGCAGCGGCGGTCACCAGACACAATGCGGTCAGCACCGTCGGACCGTGCGGATGGGCCAGCGACAGATGCCGTCGACACAGCGAGGCGATCACCACACCCGCGACGAACGACGCCAACAACGAAGCGGCCGCCAGCGAGAGCGACCGCTCGTTTCGGAAAAATCCCAGAATTGCGCGTTCGCTATTGCCCGTCATGAAGGTGACAAAGTACCCGGCGGAGTGGGTGAATGCCGCGGCGCCGACCAACCCCGCCACCGCGGCCAGCACCCACGACAATCGCGCCTCACGGCCGAAAATCTCGCGCATCGCGGGCGCAGACACCGCCGGCTGATCCATGGGAGTAACGTATGCGCATATTGTCATGATTGCAAGAGTTCCCGTGGCGCCACCGGCATGGCGCGCCCTAGCGCTGACCGGTGTCGAGCACCGCCCCAGTGCTCGCGGACGCACCTCTGGCAATCACGATCGGCATCGACGTCGCAGCGTCGGTACGCAGGATGGTGTGCACCACGTCGACGAGGTCCTCGACGGGCATCAGCCGGCCCGGCATGCAGCCACGTGACAACCACAGCGGGTACGCCCGCATAGCCAGCTCGCGATCCCAGCCGACGTTCATTCCCGTTTGCGCATCGCCCTCGCCGCCCGCGCACTCCCCAACAACGAGGCAGGTAAAGCCGACATCCGGGTGTTCGGCGCGCCAGGCCTCCACCAGCCTCTCCAGTGCCGCTTTGCTGACGCCGTACGCGCCGAGGCCGGGCCACGGTGGTCCGTACGTCCCCGCGTCGGAAGACAGGTAAATCGCCTTACCCCCAGAGGCCGTCAGGTGTGGCACCGCCGCCGCCGTCACCAGCGCCGCGCCGATGACGTTGGTAGCGAAGACGTTCCGCCACGTCTCGGCATCGGTATCGACCAGGCGGACCAGCGGACTGACGGCGGGAGTGTAGACGAGGTTGTCGATGCCACCTAGGGTCTCGACCACATCGTTGACGGCCGATCGGCACGATGCCTCGTCGACAACATCGCATTCGACCGCGATCGCGCTCGGCCCGGCTTCCGTCGCCGCAGCCTCGATACGTTCCCGGCGCCGGGCCAGCAACGCGACGTGATCGCCGCGCTGCGCAAGGCCTACCCCAATGCAGCGCCCCAGCCCACTCGAGGCTCCGATGACTACCGTTCTCGACATGTCCCGCCTTCAGAAACATATCTTAGGGGCCGGCGAATTCAGCCGGTGGCGTCGTCGATGATCGGATCGCGGTAGGCGTTCGCCCGCTCAGTACGGTGGGAGACATGAAATATCTGGACGTCGACGGAATCGGACAGGTCAGCCGGATCGGGCTGGGCACTTGGCAGTTCGGCTCGCGCGAGTGGGGTTACGGTGACCGGTACGCCTCCGGTGCCGCCCGTGACATCGTCAAACGAGCGCGGGCTTTGGGGGTGACGCTGTTCGATACCGCCGAGGTGTACGGACTGGGCAGAAGCGAGCGGATTCTCGGCGAGGCACTGGGCGACGAGCGCTCCGAGGTTGCCGTAGCCAGCAAGATCCTCCCAGTCGCACCGTTTCCGGCCGTGATCAAGAAGCGCGAGCGCGCCAGTGCGCGGCGGCTACGGCTGGACCGCATCCCGCTGTATCAGATCCACCAGCCCAACCCGGTCATCCCCGATTCGGTGATCATGCCAGGAATGCGCGACCTGCTCGACAGCGGCGACATCGGTGCCGCCGGTGTTTCCAACTACTCATTGGCGCGATGGAGAAAGGCCGACGCCGCGCTTGGGCGTCCGGTCGTCAGCAACCAGGTGCATTTCTCGCTCGCGCACCCCGATGCGCTCGAAGATCTGGTTCCCTTCGCCGAACTCGAGAACCGCATCGTGATCGCCTACAGCCCGCTGGCACAGGGACTTCTGGGTGGCAAGTACGGCCTGGACAACCGCCCCGGCGGCGTTCGCGCGCTAAACCCGCTGTTCGGCACCGAGAACCTGCGCCGGATCGAGCCGCTGCTGCAGACGTTGCGCGCCGTCGCCGCCGACGTCGACGCCAAGCCCGCACAGGTGGCGCTGGCCTGGCTGATCAGCTTGCCGGGCGTGGTCGCCATTCCCGGAGCGTCCAGCGTCGAACAGCTCGAATTCAACGTCGCCGCCGCCGACATCGAGCTGAGCGCGGATTCCCGCGACGCGCTCACCGACGCGGCCCGTGCGTTCCGGCCGGCATCGACCCCACGCTTCCTCGCCGATATGGTCCGCGAAAAGCTGGGAGCCGCTGACCTACACCGTGCGCGCTAGCCGGTCGGCGAGCAGCTCGGCGAACCGTGCCGGATCTTCGAGTGCGCCGCCTTCCGCAAGAAGTGCTGTGCCGTAAAGTAATTCGGCGGTCTCGGCGAGTTGGGATTTTTGGGCATCGTCAGGGCAATCCTGGTGCGCTTGGCGCAGGCCGGTGACGAGCGGATGGTTCGGGTTGAGTTCCAGGATCCGTTTCCCGACCGGAACCTCCTGCCCCGACGCCCGGTAGATCCGCGCCAGCGCCGGGGTGATGCCGAAGGCGTCGGTGATCAGGCAGGCCGGCGACTGGGTCAGGCGGGCGGACAACCGCACTTCCTTGACGTGGTCGCTCAGGGTCTCCTTCAACCAGCCCAGCAGGTCGGCGAATTCCTTCTGCTGCTCCTCGCGCTCGGCCTCACTTTGGTCCTGTTCGGAGTCCAGGTCCACCTCACCCTTGGCCACCGACTGCAGCGGCTTGCCGTCGAACTCGGTCACCGTTCCCACCCAGACCTCGTCGACCGGGTCGGTGAGCAGCAGAACCTCGTAGCCCTTGGCCTTGAACGCCTCCAGGTGCGGTGACTTCAGCAATTGCTGGCGCGTCTCGCCGGTGGCGTAGAAGATCTGGTTCTGACCGTCCTTCATGCGCTCGACGTATTCGGCCAGCGTGGTGGGTTCCTCATCGCTGTGCGTGGAGACGAACGAGGAAATGCCCAGCAGGGTCTCCCGGTTGTCGAAATCCGACAGCAGGCCCTCCTTAACGACCCTGCCGAACTGGGTCCAGAACGTGCGGTAGTCCTCTGGCCGGCTGGATTGTAGATCCTTGATCGTGGACAGGACCTTCTTAGTCAGACGACGACGGATCGCGGTGATTTGCCGATCCTGCTGCAGCATTTCGCGCGAAACGTTGAGCGACATGTCCTGTGCGTCGACCACACCCTTGATGAACCGCAGGTACTCGGGCATGAGCTGGTCGCAGTCGGCCATGATGAACACGCGCTTGACGTACAGCTGGACCCCGACATGGGCGTCGCGGTTGAACAGGTCGAACGGGGCGTGGGACGGGACGAACAGCAGGGCCTGGTACTCGAAGGTGCCCTCGGCCTTCATCGAGATGACCTCGAGCGGGTCGTCCCAAGCGTGCGCGATGTGCTTGTAGAACTCCTTGTACTCCTCCTCGGACACCTCGTCTTTAGGCCTGGCCCACAGCGCCTTCATCGAGTTGAGGGTCTCGGTTTCCTTTGTGACGACCTCCTCGCCGCCCTCTTCTTTGGCAGGGGTCCGTCGTTCAACCTCCATCCGGATGGGCCAGCCAATGAAGTCGGAATACTTCTTCACCAGGTTTCTGATCACCCACTCCCCGGTGTAGTCGTGCAGCTCGTCTTCGGTGTCCTCGGGCTTGAGGTGCAGGGTGACCGACGTTCCCTGCGGGGCGCCCTCGACGGATTCAATGGTGTAGGTGCCCTCACCGCTGGATTCCCACCTGGTGGCCACGCTCTCGCCTGCCTTGCGCGTCAGCAGCTCAACCTTGTCGGCGACCATGAACGACGAGTAGAAGCCAATGCCGAACTGACCGATCAGTTCCTCGGAGGCGGCCGCGTTCTTGGCCTCCCGCAGCTGCTGACGCAGCTCGGCGGTGCCCGACTTGGCCAGGGTGCCGATCAGATCCACCACCTCCTCGCGCGTCATACCGATGCCGTTGTCACGAACGGTAAGAGTCCTTGCACCCTTGTCTACGTCGATCTCAATGTGCAGATCGGAGGTGTCAATGGTGTTCGGGTCCAGGTCCTTGTTCCGGAGTGCTTCAATCCGAAGCTTGTCCAGCGCATCGGAGGCATTGGAGATCAACTCCCGCAGAAACGAGTCCTTGTTGGAGTAGACCGAATGGACCATCAGATCCAGCAGTTGCCGAGCCTCTGCCTGAAACTCCAACTGCTCGACATGCGCGTTCATGAGATTCCTTCCGACGAAATGGCGTCTCGAGTGTAGATATCGTCCACGACCCTATGCTCAAGGCATGGCCAGAGTGGATCCCGACGACGACAGCATTCAACGTTGGGTCGTCTACCACTACCGCTACGACCCTGACCGCAGCGAACGCAGAAATGTCGCCGTAGCCGCCTTCGACGACCCGCACGAGTTCCACGCCGAGCTCGAGACGAGGTCTGCGCAGCTCCGCGCTCGCGAGGAGTCTGCTAGCGACGTCGACGCCGCCGAACACATATCCGGGCAGATCCACCAGCCAGGCTATCGACGCCTGCAGCAGAACGCGCGCCTGCTTCGGCGCGCCATCGAGCATGGGGTCATGCCCCCACACATCGAGGACCTGGATTTGCCACTCAATGTGGCGCTGAGCCGAGCCGAGCGTTCTCGTTAGTGACGCCGACTGGGCAAACTGCCCGCGCGCCCGCGGCCGCTGGTCGCTACCATCCCACTGTGACTGATTTACTGAGCCGCCGATTTCTGACCGCGGGCGCCGGGTTAGTCCTGCTGACCGCGGTGCTGTTGACCGCCCCTGTGGTAATTCCCGCCGGCTACCCCGGGGCTGTTGCGCCGGCCACCGCGGCCTGCCCCGACGCCGAAGTGGTGTTCGCCCGTGGCCGCTTCGAATCGCCCGGGATTGGCACGGTCGGCAACGCGTTCCTCAGCGCGCTACGCTCGAAGGTCAATAAGAACATCGGCGTCTACGCGGTAAAATACCCCGCCGACAATCAAATAGACGTGGGCGCCAACGACATGAGCGCCCATATCCAAAGCATGGCCAACAGCTGCCCGAACACCCGCCTGGTGCCTGGCGGCTACTCGCTCGGCGCGGCCGTCACCGACGTGGTGCTCGCGGTCCCCACTCAGATGTGGGGCTTCACCAATCCCCTACCGGCGGGCAGCGACCAGCACATCGCCGCCGTCGCGCTGTTCGGTAACGGCAGTCAATGGGTTGGCCCCATTACGAACTTCAGCCCGCTTTACAACGATCGGACCATCGAGTTGTGTCATGGTGACGACCCCATCTGTCACCCGGCCGATCCCAACACCTGGGAGGCCAACTGGCCGCAGCACCTCGCCGGCGCCTACGTCTCGTCGGGAATGGTCAACCAGGCTGCTGACTTCGTCGCCGGAAGGCTGCAGTAACTTACCGCGCCCGAGCGCGGGTCATCACTGCACGCTTTCGCTGGGCGACAAACGCGCGCACGATGGAGGGGTCCGTGGTCATACCAAGACGAGAAGGGACTAGACGATGCAAGCGAAAGTCGGCGACTACCTCGTGGTGAAGGGCACAACCACGGAACGGCATGATCAACATGCTGAGATCATCGAGGTGCGCACCGCAGACGGCTCGCCGCCATATGTGGTGCGTTGGCTGGTAAACGGGCACGAGACGACGGTGTACCCCGGGTCTGACGCGGTCGTCGTCACCGCCGCCGAGCACGCGGAGGCCGAAAAGCGCGCTGCCGCGCGGGCCGGGCACGCCAACCGCTGAGCTTCACGCGCGCAGGCAGGGTCTTACGTGTCGAGCCCCAGCAGATTGGTGGCGTTTCGCCACAGCCAATCCTGCAGAACGTCGCGATGGACCGGCAAGGCGCGCATCTCGTCACACAGTTGCCGGTGAGGGCGGTTGATGAGGAATCCGCCGGTGCCGTAGATGATCTTGTTGCGGATTGTCGTCTGACCGAAACGCATCAGCGGCTCCCACCCAGCGCCGGACGAAGCAAAGTATTTGGGGCGGTGCGCGGCCAATTCGAGATAGACGTTCGTGTGTTTCCAAGCGATTAGGCATGCCTCAAGCACCCACGGGTAGCCGCCGTGGCTCATCAGGATAGTCAGCTCGGGAAAGCGACAGGCCACCTCATCGATATGGCGGGGGTGGCCGAGATCGCTTGGCCGTGTCCGGGTCCAGTTGGCAGAGGTGTGGATGGAAAGGGGAACACCGAGCTCCACGCATTTGGCGTAGAAGGGAAAGTAGGCGGGATCGGTGGCTGGCCGTCCAATCATGAACGGACGCAAGCTCAGACCCCAGAAGCCGTGCTCAACTATCCAGCGTTCGAACTCGTCGAGCGCTCGGGCGCCGGCCATGACGTCTGCGCCGGCAAAGGGTATGAACCGGTCGGGATAGCGGGCCGCCAGTGCGGCCACCGGGGCGTTGTTGACGAAGGTGACACCGCACGTCGACTTTTCATCGAATCCCGTGATCAAACTGCGGGTGATTCCGGCGTCGTCAAGGGAGTCCAGGATTTGGTCGTCGGTCCTGCGCAGGGACGCTGCGTAATCGCTGAACTGCTCAGCGCTGATCGGCGTCTTGGTGAAAACCTCGAAATACGGCAGCAGCTCGGCGGGAAACCCGGCCAGGAGATCCTCAACGACCTCAGCAGACGGAACGAACGGTGCCCACATGTCGATCACGGGCACCCGAGGTTCGGTCTGGGTCATGGGGTGCTCCGGAGGCCGACCGAACCCCGCAGGAAGTCATCGAAAACAGCGTCGTGCTCCACGAGGAAGGC
The nucleotide sequence above comes from Mycobacterium decipiens. Encoded proteins:
- a CDS encoding SDR family oxidoreductase, whose amino-acid sequence is MSRTVVIGASSGLGRCIGVGLAQRGDHVALLARRRERIEAAATEAGPSAIAVECDVVDEASCRSAVNDVVETLGGIDNLVYTPAVSPLVRLVDTDAETWRNVFATNVIGAALVTAAAVPHLTASGGKAIYLSSDAGTYGPPWPGLGAYGVSKAALERLVEAWRAEHPDVGFTCLVVGECAGGEGDAQTGMNVGWDRELAMRAYPLWLSRGCMPGRLMPVEDLVDVVHTILRTDAATSMPIVIARGASASTGAVLDTGQR
- a CDS encoding amidohydrolase family protein, with product MTQTEPRVPVIDMWAPFVPSAEVVEDLLAGFPAELLPYFEVFTKTPISAEQFSDYAASLRRTDDQILDSLDDAGITRSLITGFDEKSTCGVTFVNNAPVAALAARYPDRFIPFAGADVMAGARALDEFERWIVEHGFWGLSLRPFMIGRPATDPAYFPFYAKCVELGVPLSIHTSANWTRTRPSDLGHPRHIDEVACRFPELTILMSHGGYPWVLEACLIAWKHTNVYLELAAHRPKYFASSGAGWEPLMRFGQTTIRNKIIYGTGGFLINRPHRQLCDEMRALPVHRDVLQDWLWRNATNLLGLDT
- the htpG gene encoding molecular chaperone HtpG, with the translated sequence MNAHVEQLEFQAEARQLLDLMVHSVYSNKDSFLRELISNASDALDKLRIEALRNKDLDPNTIDTSDLHIEIDVDKGARTLTVRDNGIGMTREEVVDLIGTLAKSGTAELRQQLREAKNAAASEELIGQFGIGFYSSFMVADKVELLTRKAGESVATRWESSGEGTYTIESVEGAPQGTSVTLHLKPEDTEDELHDYTGEWVIRNLVKKYSDFIGWPIRMEVERRTPAKEEGGEEVVTKETETLNSMKALWARPKDEVSEEEYKEFYKHIAHAWDDPLEVISMKAEGTFEYQALLFVPSHAPFDLFNRDAHVGVQLYVKRVFIMADCDQLMPEYLRFIKGVVDAQDMSLNVSREMLQQDRQITAIRRRLTKKVLSTIKDLQSSRPEDYRTFWTQFGRVVKEGLLSDFDNRETLLGISSFVSTHSDEEPTTLAEYVERMKDGQNQIFYATGETRQQLLKSPHLEAFKAKGYEVLLLTDPVDEVWVGTVTEFDGKPLQSVAKGEVDLDSEQDQSEAEREEQQKEFADLLGWLKETLSDHVKEVRLSARLTQSPACLITDAFGITPALARIYRASGQEVPVGKRILELNPNHPLVTGLRQAHQDCPDDAQKSQLAETAELLYGTALLAEGGALEDPARFAELLADRLARTV
- a CDS encoding DUF1918 domain-containing protein; protein product: MQAKVGDYLVVKGTTTERHDQHAEIIEVRTADGSPPYVVRWLVNGHETTVYPGSDAVVVTAAEHAEAEKRAAARAGHANR
- a CDS encoding aldo/keto reductase, whose translation is MKYLDVDGIGQVSRIGLGTWQFGSREWGYGDRYASGAARDIVKRARALGVTLFDTAEVYGLGRSERILGEALGDERSEVAVASKILPVAPFPAVIKKRERASARRLRLDRIPLYQIHQPNPVIPDSVIMPGMRDLLDSGDIGAAGVSNYSLARWRKADAALGRPVVSNQVHFSLAHPDALEDLVPFAELENRIVIAYSPLAQGLLGGKYGLDNRPGGVRALNPLFGTENLRRIEPLLQTLRAVAADVDAKPAQVALAWLISLPGVVAIPGASSVEQLEFNVAAADIELSADSRDALTDAARAFRPASTPRFLADMVREKLGAADLHRAR
- a CDS encoding YoaK family protein, which encodes MDQPAVSAPAMREIFGREARLSWVLAAVAGLVGAAAFTHSAGYFVTFMTGNSERAILGFFRNERSLSLAAASLLASFVAGVVIASLCRRHLSLAHPHGPTVLTALCLVTAAAVDIGVDGWSTSQVSFLPVLFVALGIGALNTSFVKDGEVATPLSYVTGTLVKLGQGVERHISGGQVADWLGYFILWASFGVGAAVGGCISLVVSGCQMLAVAALVCALTSGYTYFHGDRRAQRQ
- a CDS encoding cutinase family protein, whose translation is MTDLLSRRFLTAGAGLVLLTAVLLTAPVVIPAGYPGAVAPATAACPDAEVVFARGRFESPGIGTVGNAFLSALRSKVNKNIGVYAVKYPADNQIDVGANDMSAHIQSMANSCPNTRLVPGGYSLGAAVTDVVLAVPTQMWGFTNPLPAGSDQHIAAVALFGNGSQWVGPITNFSPLYNDRTIELCHGDDPICHPADPNTWEANWPQHLAGAYVSSGMVNQAADFVAGRLQ